CTACCGTTGTGATTTACAAAAGCAGTTTAATTTCAATTCTCTTGTACGTACATTCCCTATACCTACCCTAAAGCAAGCCATATGGGATTTAAAAGATTCAGTTGTACCTGCACAAAATAACAACACAAGTTCAAAACTTTGTAATGTACCCAATCATGAATATATACAGGGTGGCTTTTCAAGTATTTATATGTCGCGAAATCGCGTCCGGCTTTGGGATGAACCATCTTTTACAATTCAGGCTGGTGGTCGTCATGCACCAATTCATCCACAAGCAAATAAAATGATTCATGTTGGTAAAGACAAATGGATTTTTGACCCAAACTCACCCTATCCCTATAGAAGATTATCTGTAAGAGAGTGTGCGAGAATTCAAACTTTCCCTGACGAGTTTATTTTTTATTATAAAAATTTATCTGCTGCCTATAAAATGATTGGTAATGCTGTACCTGTTAACTTTGCATATGCCATTGCAAAATTAATTAAAGCAGATTTACAACCTCAATGTAGACAAACGATCCAAGAAATACCATTACAACTAAGTTTAAATTTAATTTGATTCGCAATACACCAGAAGAAAAATTATGGGTAATTTACTTCAAGCCATTTATACAGCTACTCATAATTCAATTGCTGACGTAGCAAGCTTTTATCGTAGCAAAAATAAAATTAATGCTGTTGGTGATGCTTTAGAGTACTTTATAAAAGACATTTTCGCTAATACATTAACTGAAACAGATGAAAAAACATTCTCATATTTTGGTAATGCTAACAATCCTCCTGATTTAATGTTGATTAATGGAGGCGATGCAATAGAGGTTAAAAAAATTGAGTCTGAGAACGGTCAAATTGCCTTAAATAGTTCTTATCCTTCAGCCAAACTGTTTGCTGATAGCCCAATGATTACATCTACTTGCCGTAATTGTGAAAATTGGTACGAACGAGATTTAATATATACTATTGGTTCAATCAAAAACAATAAGCTATCGCTACTTTGGTTCGTTTATGGTGATTGTTATGCAGCAAGTAGAGAAGTTTATGAAAGAATTAGAACTACTATAGCTGATGGAGTTATTTCAATCCCAGGAGTTGATTTTAGCAAAACAAAAGAATTAGGTCGAGCTAATAAGGTAGATCCACTAGGTATTACCCACTTAAGAATAAGAGGTATGTGGACTATAGAACATCCAAATAAGGCTTATCGTTATCTTGATATTGACTACCAAGCCAACAAAACATTAAGGCTGTTTGCGCTTATACGAGAAGCTAAATACTACTCTTTTCCTTCAGAAGATATAGCTAGGCTTGAATCATCGGTCAATTCTAACTTAAGTATTAGAAATGTTCAACTTAAATTACCTGATAATCCGGTTAAACAAGTTTCTGCAAAACTAATTAGCTATCAAATTTAAAAGATTTTATGCTAATTTTATTATAGCTTCATTCCTTCGGCATAAATAAAATAGTTGTTTGTTTGTTTTACACTTGCCTGAAAGCCAACTTGAGTGAGTTTATCTAATAAAACATTGGGTTGATAATAAATTTTATAGATTTGATATTCTTGCCCATTATTTAACTTACGCCGTTGATAAATTGCCTTTTCATTTTCAAAAAAATGGTCTTTTGCTGTCGAAGTTGCATCAAAGCAAGAGTCAATAATAAACACTTTTCCATCAGGACGAACTGCCCGATAAACCTTGGTTAGAAACTCATCAACTTGTGCAGGCGAAACGTGCGATAGCCAGAAGGAGAAAAATACTAAATCATATTGTGTAGTTGGTTGCCAAGAAAACAAATCTACCTGCTGATAATCGAATATTTTAGTATCATTTAACTTCTTTTTATTGATTGCAATCATCTCAGCAAAAGCATCAATTGCTGTAATCCTCGCGCCAAGTTTAAGTAATTCTTGTGTCCATATTCCTGTACCACACGCCAATTCTAAAATTGAATTAACTTTGCCTATATTCTGTAATGCACTTTTAAGAATATCTACTTCATCAAACCAACGTTGATTCTGTTCTAAGCCGCGATCGTAACGACCAATGCGATAAAACCACTCATCATATTCTTGAGAGCGAGCATTGTAATAAGCAATTTGTTCTTGAACTTCTTTAATCATATTAAAGGAAAACCACTACATAAAATAAAATTAATGACTCTCTAAGTAAGAACAGGTTCTGGGAGTGCGCCTTGCATTTTGCTTAAAAAGTCAATCAGGTTTTCAAGTTGTTGAGTCGCGCTAAGAACACCTAAACCGCGTACTGTAACTTTACCAGGCGAATAGACAAAGCGCGATCGCAAGTGTTCGGGTAAATTTGCTGCAAGTAAGTTCCACGCGGGTTCTTCCATCGGAGTTTCTAAAATGATGTGTTGCTTTCCTTCCGGTTTAATGCGGCTGAATCCCAGAGATTTAGCGACCTGTTTGAGTTCCATTACGCGCAAAAGTTGATTTGCACCACTAGGAATCGTACCGTAGCGATCGCTCCACTCGGCGGCTATTTGTACTAATTCTTCTTTCGTTCTTGCGGCGGCGACAGCACGATAGGCACTCATCTTTTGATCCATATCTGTGATATAATCCCCAGGAATAAATGCGGTGAGGTTGAGGTCAATTTGCGTATCATCGACACTCGGAATTTCTTGCCCGCGAATTTCACGGATTGCTTCTTCAAGCATTTCCATGTATAAATCAAAACCGATCGCATCCATTTGACCGGATTGTTCCGCACCGAGTAAATTACCGACACCGCGAATTTCCATATCGCGCATTGCCAGTTGATAACCCGAACCGAGTTGCGTAAATTCTTGAATCGCGCGTAAACGTTGCCGTGCTGCATCGGATAAGGCGCGTTGTTTGGGGTAAAATAACCAAGCATGAGCTTGTATCCCCGCACGACCAACACGACCGCGTAGCTGATAAAGTTGCGATAAGCCAAAACGGTGGGCATCTTCAATCAAAATCGTGTTGACTCTAGGAATATCTAATCCCGATTCAATAATTGTGGTACAAACTAAAATATCGGCTTCACCGTTGCTAAACGTGAGCATCGTCGATTCAAGTTCGCCTTCATCCATTTGTCCGTGGGCGATCGCAATTCTTCCCCCTGGGATCATTTCCCGCAGTTTTGCCGCTGTTTCTTCAATACCATCAACACGCGGGACAACATAAAACACTTGTCCACCGCGATCGAGTTCTTGGCGAATTGCACTGCGTACCGATTCCGAATCATACGGTGCTAAATGCGTTTTAATTGGGCGACGCGTTGGAGGCGGTGTTGTAATTAAACTCATCTCGCGAATTCCCGACAGCGACATATATAAAGTGCGCGGAATTGGAGTTGCGCTGAGAGTTAACACATCAACTTGCGTTTTCAGAGATTTAATTTTCTCTTTTTGATTCACACCAAACCGCTGTTCTTCGTCTACCACTAATAAACCTAAATCGCGGAAACTTACACCCTTACTGAGTAGCTGATGCGTACCAACAACGACATCTAATTCACCTGTAGTGAGGCGGCGTTGAATATCGCGACGTTCTTCAGCAGTGCGGAAGCGGTTGAGTAAACCAACTTGAATTGGGTAAGGTGCAAAACGTTCTTTGAGGGTGTGGTAGTGTTGTTGAGTAAGAATTGTTGTCGGAGCAAGAAGCGCGACTTGTTTACCTGCAGTCACCGCTTTAAAGATGGCGCGGATCGCTACTTCAGTTTTCCCAAAACCAACATCACCACATACCAGACGATCCATCGGGCGATCGCTTTCCATATCGCGTTTAACGTCTTGTACCGCTTTTAGCTGATCTGTTGTCGGTTGGTACGGAAATGAGTCTTCAAGTTCTTCTTGCCAAGGTTGATCGGGAGGATAGCTAAAGCCTTGTTGTTGCGATCGCGCTGCGTATAATTTCAACAAATCTACCGCTAATTTCTTAATTGCTTTGCGCACGCGGTTTTTGGTATTCGCCCACGCTTTCCCCGTCATCTTGTTTAATTCTGGGGGCGACTCAGTTGTACTGCGAAATCGCGATAATGATCCGAGTTGATCGGCGGCGACGCGCAATAAACCATCTGCGTATTGAATAACGATATATTCGCGGGTTTCGTTATTTAGCGTTAAGCTTTCGAGTTTGAGAAACTTTCCTACACCATGGTTGCGATGCACAACATAATCGCCAGGACGCAGCTTGTTTAAATCAACTTGCTTCGATGCAGCTTGACGGCGCTTGCGAACATAACTTGGTGTTGCTAAAGTATGCTGACCGAAAAACTCGCGATCTGTAACGACTGCAAGGCGGAACGTTGGTAAGATAAAGCCTTCGAGTTCTGCTAAACCCGAATACTTCAAAGCAACTGGCGTGTGTGATATTTGTAGCTTGTCGATCGCTTGAAAGTCGCGGGGGTTAGGAATAAATTGTGCAGGACAATCGTGTTCTTGTAACAGGGAAACCGATCTGGAAGGCTGCGCCGAAACTAACCATACCGAAAAACCGCGATCGCGTTCATTACGAATCGTTTCCGCAATCTTGCCAAATTGATGTGGTGTCACGGGTACAGGACGACTCGCAAGATTGATAGCTGTAGGTGCGGAATTTTCTTCTATAACAAGTTCTGATAGATGGAGTTGGCGAAAATCACTGGCGGTTCTTAGAGAGTCCTCAAAAGCACGATGGGTACGTGGTAGATGACTGAGTGCGGCGTGCTGTTCTTGGGCATTTTCTACCCAGCGATCGCTATGTGCTTGACATTGTTCAATTTCATCTATTGCAATTAGCGTATTTTTGGGCAAGTAATCGAGTAAAGATGCGGGGCGATCAAAAGCTAAACCTAAGAAACGACGGCTACCTTCTAATGTGTGATTTGTTTCAAATTGTTCTTGTTCTTCTAGTGATAAGTAGGTCTTGATTTGTTGCGTCTTGTCAGCTAATGCGGAAACGATGATCGGCGCAAAAGTTGTGGGAGTGAGTACCAGAGAATCGATTTTATCTAATGCGCTACCGTTAGTACTGCGCGATCGCTGTGTTGCAAGGTCAAACTCGCGAATTTGTTCAATTTCATCCCCGAACCACTCTAAACGTACGGGTAACTCGCAAGCCACCGGAAACACATCGACAATATCTCCGCGCCGACTCCATTGTCCTTCAGTTTCTACGAGCGGTACGCGTTCATAACCTAATTGTACTAGCTTGTCACCAAAAGCATCTAAATCTAACTCCATCCCTGGCGTAACATTCAAGCAATACGGCTGAAACGCCTCCAAAGGGGGTAAATGTGGTTGTAACGCCGCCTGCGTTGCGATGATTGCCATTTTTGGAAGGTTAGCATCGCCCCGATTCTTTACCAAATCTGCTAAAACCTGCATTTGTCCCCACGTCATCTCCGTTTCAGGGTCAAAAGGTTCGTAGGGAGACGCTTCAGAAGTAGGGTAGAAATGCGTTGTTTGCCAGCCCATTGCTTCTAGTTGTGCTGTCCAGCGTCCGGCTTCTTCTAGGGTGGGACAGACAACCAAAAGATGCGATCGCGCCTCTTGTGCCAAAGCTGAAGCCACCAATCCTTTAGGAAGGCGAGGAATGCCGTTTAAACGACAGACGCGCTGCCGATCAAGTTTAGCTAAAATTTCTGTTGTGAGCGGCGATCGCCCCAATGCACGAACAATGGAAAAAAATGCCATAGCTTCCGCTGTCTTATTGATGTCTTCTGCTTAACACAATGCGCTGGAAAATAGATTCCTTGACTATTTTAGAGTCCCTGAGGTGATGGAATTAAGCAAACAAGGGTTGGATTCCCCTACTGATGCTAATTTGTAGTTTGCCGTAGGCTTAAGCCTACGGGTTCGTAATGGGCTGCACCCCGCCACGCTAACGTGATTAAAAAAATCAGACAGAGTATGGGTTGTGAGTTGAAATCTGTCGCTGGAATGCAGAGAATTGGTACGACAAGAACAATAAAAATCTTGAGTCAACTTAAGATGCTGACTTGTTTTCTGTTCCCACAACTTGGTAACTCAGAGATAATAATGACATTTCTACTTACTAGCCACTAGCCACTAGCCACTAGCTTCTTGCCCCCTCTAATCTTCTCCATGAACTTTGAAATTCTCGTCATTTTTCTGCTGATCGTCGCTAATGGCATATTTGCTATGTCAGAAATAGCAGTTGTCTCATCACGCAAAGCACGGTTACAACAATTGGCAAACGAAGGTAATGCTAAAGCACGAGCAGCATTAAAGCTTGCCGAGTCACCGAATAACTTTCTCTCAACTGTGCAGGTGGGAATTACACTGATTGGTGTTCTAACGGGTGCTTTTGGTGGTGCGACGATCGCTAGAAATCTCGCGAGTTATCTTCAACAAATTCCTGTGCTTGCGCCGTACAGTCAAGCGATCGCATTAGGTATCGTGGTTTTAACCATTACATATCTTTCACTGATTATCGGCGAACTTGTACCGAAGCGTCTAGCATTAAATAGCCCCGAACGAATTGCTGCAAATATTGCAATGCCTATGCGTGTGATCGCGGTGATTGCTTCTCCGGCTGTTTATCTGTTGAGTGCTTCTACTGATTTTGTCTTGCGCATCTTAGGAATTGGCCCTTCCACCGAACCGTTAGTAACTGAAGAAGAAATTAAAGTTTTAATCGAACAAGGAACTGAGGCGGGAACCTTTGAAGTGGCTGAACAAGATATGGTGGAACGTGTCTTTCGGCTGGGCGATCGCCCCGTGAGTGCATTGATGACACCTCGTCCTGAAATTGTCTGGCTTGATTTAGAAGACTCGCTAGAAGTAAATCGTCATCGAATTATTGATGGCGGTCACTCGCGCTTTCCCGTGTGTCAAGGCGGCTTAGATAACGTTTTAGGAATTGTGTCTGTGAGTGACTTACTTGCGCGCTGCTTATCAAATCAACCGCTGGATTTAACCGTTTTGTTGCGTCAGCCGGTATTTGTTCCAGAAAGTACGCGCGGTTTGAAAGTTCTGGAGATGTTTAAGCAAACTGGAACACATATCGCGCTTGTTGTTGATGAATACGGCGTGATTCAAGGATTAGTCACACTCAATGACATTTTGATTGAAATTGTCGGCGATGTTCCATCCGATGACGACCAAGAAGAACCCCAAGCCGTACAACGCGAAGATGGTTCTTGGTTACTCGATGGTATGTTATCGATTGATGAATTCTTTGAACTTTTTGCAATTAAAGAAATCCCCGCCGAACATCGCGGTAGCTATCAAACTTTAGGTGGTTTTGTCATCACCCATCTTGGACGCATTCCTAAAGCTTCTGACTATTTTGAATGGCAAGGAATGCGAATTGAGGTCGTCGATATGGACGGTAATCGCGTTGATAAAGTGCTTGCTGCGCCTATGCAAACTTATCGACATCAAGAAACGGGCGGTACGGGAATTTAATTGTCGTATTTTTGCTTACGGTTCTAGTTAGTGCTGTTAGTGCTAAATATCATTGATATTAATAGATCCGCGGAGGCGATCGCATCGATAGTTCAATCGAGGCGCTTGTTGCTTCGAGTCGCTAGCTCGTTTTGAATATAAAAACATTGATCTGGTTGAATACATTCAAGCATTGCCTGAGCCTTATACGTTATTCGACCTAAACTCAATATAAGAATATAGTTTCCCTCCTTATAGAAGAAACTAAGCCTTTCCAAAACGTCTCCCACGCGTGGGGAATTTAGGGAGCTAAAACGACCGATCTGTTGATTGAGCAACGCCCAACCTAAAGCAAAACGGTAAAATACCAATTCGCGATATGTAATTAAGGCGCGTCACATCAAGGTTATATTTCTAAGTTTAAATCTCTATAGTATTGTGCCAGTTGTAAAACAGTCTACAAAACCCAAGCAATACGATAAAGAGTTGTATCATCAATGCGCTCAAAATAGCTTTGTCTAACTTATCTTCTTGAGATAAATACTAACTATATTTAGTAGAAACATTTGGAACTTTCCTTTCTAAAATTCGACTATAAAACTAAAGATGCAAAATACTAAATAATGCCAAGGTAAAGATTATGAAACTCTCTTTAAAAGCTGCTACAATTTCTGCTTTATCAGCACTTGTCATTGCTCCTATAGTGGGTGCTCCTGGGAAAGCTTTTGCTCAACCTACTGGTACAAATGCGAGCTATATCGGAGGTGGTATTGCTGCTGGTGTAACAAACGGCGGACAAACCGGAGATGCTGCTACTTTTGGAGGAAATCTTCAAGCTCGTTACGCAATTCCCAACACTCCAGTTTCGGCTCGTGGCGCTATTCTTTTTAGTAATGAAACAAGTGCTATTATGCCAATTGTTTCGTACGACTTGCCCGTTTTTAATAACACAAACGTTTATGTTGGTGGAGGTTACTCTTTCGTAGAGCAAAACGGTAAACCAACTCCTTTAGGTAACAGAAACTCTTTTGTTTTAACGACAGGAGTAGAAACGCAAGTGGCTAGAGATATCATTCTCTACAGCGATGCTAAACTAGGCATCCGCG
This window of the Chroogloeocystis siderophila 5.2 s.c.1 genome carries:
- a CDS encoding NgoPII family restriction endonuclease, yielding MGNLLQAIYTATHNSIADVASFYRSKNKINAVGDALEYFIKDIFANTLTETDEKTFSYFGNANNPPDLMLINGGDAIEVKKIESENGQIALNSSYPSAKLFADSPMITSTCRNCENWYERDLIYTIGSIKNNKLSLLWFVYGDCYAASREVYERIRTTIADGVISIPGVDFSKTKELGRANKVDPLGITHLRIRGMWTIEHPNKAYRYLDIDYQANKTLRLFALIREAKYYSFPSEDIARLESSVNSNLSIRNVQLKLPDNPVKQVSAKLISYQI
- a CDS encoding class I SAM-dependent methyltransferase; the encoded protein is MIKEVQEQIAYYNARSQEYDEWFYRIGRYDRGLEQNQRWFDEVDILKSALQNIGKVNSILELACGTGIWTQELLKLGARITAIDAFAEMIAINKKKLNDTKIFDYQQVDLFSWQPTTQYDLVFFSFWLSHVSPAQVDEFLTKVYRAVRPDGKVFIIDSCFDATSTAKDHFFENEKAIYQRRKLNNGQEYQIYKIYYQPNVLLDKLTQVGFQASVKQTNNYFIYAEGMKL
- the mfd gene encoding transcription-repair coupling factor, which gives rise to MAFFSIVRALGRSPLTTEILAKLDRQRVCRLNGIPRLPKGLVASALAQEARSHLLVVCPTLEEAGRWTAQLEAMGWQTTHFYPTSEASPYEPFDPETEMTWGQMQVLADLVKNRGDANLPKMAIIATQAALQPHLPPLEAFQPYCLNVTPGMELDLDAFGDKLVQLGYERVPLVETEGQWSRRGDIVDVFPVACELPVRLEWFGDEIEQIREFDLATQRSRSTNGSALDKIDSLVLTPTTFAPIIVSALADKTQQIKTYLSLEEQEQFETNHTLEGSRRFLGLAFDRPASLLDYLPKNTLIAIDEIEQCQAHSDRWVENAQEQHAALSHLPRTHRAFEDSLRTASDFRQLHLSELVIEENSAPTAINLASRPVPVTPHQFGKIAETIRNERDRGFSVWLVSAQPSRSVSLLQEHDCPAQFIPNPRDFQAIDKLQISHTPVALKYSGLAELEGFILPTFRLAVVTDREFFGQHTLATPSYVRKRRQAASKQVDLNKLRPGDYVVHRNHGVGKFLKLESLTLNNETREYIVIQYADGLLRVAADQLGSLSRFRSTTESPPELNKMTGKAWANTKNRVRKAIKKLAVDLLKLYAARSQQQGFSYPPDQPWQEELEDSFPYQPTTDQLKAVQDVKRDMESDRPMDRLVCGDVGFGKTEVAIRAIFKAVTAGKQVALLAPTTILTQQHYHTLKERFAPYPIQVGLLNRFRTAEERRDIQRRLTTGELDVVVGTHQLLSKGVSFRDLGLLVVDEEQRFGVNQKEKIKSLKTQVDVLTLSATPIPRTLYMSLSGIREMSLITTPPPTRRPIKTHLAPYDSESVRSAIRQELDRGGQVFYVVPRVDGIEETAAKLREMIPGGRIAIAHGQMDEGELESTMLTFSNGEADILVCTTIIESGLDIPRVNTILIEDAHRFGLSQLYQLRGRVGRAGIQAHAWLFYPKQRALSDAARQRLRAIQEFTQLGSGYQLAMRDMEIRGVGNLLGAEQSGQMDAIGFDLYMEMLEEAIREIRGQEIPSVDDTQIDLNLTAFIPGDYITDMDQKMSAYRAVAAARTKEELVQIAAEWSDRYGTIPSGANQLLRVMELKQVAKSLGFSRIKPEGKQHIILETPMEEPAWNLLAANLPEHLRSRFVYSPGKVTVRGLGVLSATQQLENLIDFLSKMQGALPEPVLT
- a CDS encoding hemolysin family protein is translated as MFSMNFEILVIFLLIVANGIFAMSEIAVVSSRKARLQQLANEGNAKARAALKLAESPNNFLSTVQVGITLIGVLTGAFGGATIARNLASYLQQIPVLAPYSQAIALGIVVLTITYLSLIIGELVPKRLALNSPERIAANIAMPMRVIAVIASPAVYLLSASTDFVLRILGIGPSTEPLVTEEEIKVLIEQGTEAGTFEVAEQDMVERVFRLGDRPVSALMTPRPEIVWLDLEDSLEVNRHRIIDGGHSRFPVCQGGLDNVLGIVSVSDLLARCLSNQPLDLTVLLRQPVFVPESTRGLKVLEMFKQTGTHIALVVDEYGVIQGLVTLNDILIEIVGDVPSDDDQEEPQAVQREDGSWLLDGMLSIDEFFELFAIKEIPAEHRGSYQTLGGFVITHLGRIPKASDYFEWQGMRIEVVDMDGNRVDKVLAAPMQTYRHQETGGTGI
- a CDS encoding outer membrane beta-barrel protein → MKLSLKAATISALSALVIAPIVGAPGKAFAQPTGTNASYIGGGIAAGVTNGGQTGDAATFGGNLQARYAIPNTPVSARGAILFSNETSAIMPIVSYDLPVFNNTNVYVGGGYSFVEQNGKPTPLGNRNSFVLTTGVETQVARDIILYSDAKLGIRAYENSPASAVSFQAGAAYRF